From the Desulfovibrio sp. JC010 genome, one window contains:
- a CDS encoding carbon starvation protein A, with amino-acid sequence MNSLVVTIAALVWFVLGYIYYGRFIEKKLVEPDDSRRTPAYELEDGVDYHPSKTHMLWGNHFASIAGAGPIIGPILAVSIFGWGYTLLWVAIGAVFMGAVHDYLTMMISVRNKGRGIYDLAEPMLGQVGKGLVSALVFMMLTLVVTVFMVSVADAFVSRPELVIPTFGLVVIAMVMGYSVTRLGLNETFVMALGIIAAYALLWVGNALPVALPESWGKEAVLIFWCTCLTLYCLLASISPIWLILQPRDFISSVKLFVGMGLGFLSIMVMHPTINAPFHRGEFFSGDKPIWPILFIIVACGAISGFHSLVSTGTSSRQLERESSGKPVAFGGMLVEGALAVMVIMVVGAGLKWGTAPEGTPAAAAGMWFGSALKEGWIVAFGNGFGKLVSGMNIPYLTLPIAGLLGAVMVKSFILTTLDSGTRLGRFLVAETLGEKIPLLKKNRLAATLVMLVPGYLLAVTNSWESVWKLFGASNQLIAAIALTTVTAYLSSQKKPRLYTLIPALFMLLTSAAALGWEAFAPKSGYLTGPEPSYDLGIISIVLLLLAALTVLRAVKAISVSHKEVPPVPEHSGHPGFR; translated from the coding sequence ATGAACAGTCTTGTGGTTACCATTGCGGCTTTGGTCTGGTTTGTTCTCGGCTATATTTATTATGGCCGGTTTATTGAGAAAAAACTGGTGGAACCGGATGATTCCCGGCGAACACCCGCTTATGAGCTTGAAGACGGGGTGGACTACCACCCCAGCAAAACCCATATGCTCTGGGGCAACCATTTTGCTTCCATTGCCGGGGCCGGGCCGATCATCGGGCCGATTCTGGCGGTATCCATTTTCGGTTGGGGATACACTTTGCTCTGGGTTGCCATCGGTGCGGTTTTCATGGGCGCGGTTCACGATTACCTGACCATGATGATCAGTGTGCGCAATAAAGGGCGGGGCATTTATGATTTGGCCGAACCCATGCTTGGGCAGGTGGGGAAGGGGCTGGTCTCGGCATTGGTTTTTATGATGCTGACACTGGTCGTGACAGTGTTCATGGTTTCAGTGGCCGATGCCTTTGTGAGCAGGCCGGAGCTGGTTATTCCCACTTTTGGTCTGGTGGTTATTGCCATGGTTATGGGCTACTCCGTAACCCGCTTGGGGCTGAATGAGACTTTCGTCATGGCTCTGGGAATCATCGCGGCCTACGCACTGCTCTGGGTAGGAAATGCCCTTCCAGTGGCCCTGCCTGAATCGTGGGGCAAAGAGGCGGTCCTCATATTCTGGTGTACCTGTTTGACTCTTTACTGCCTGCTGGCTTCCATCTCACCCATCTGGCTGATTCTGCAGCCGCGTGATTTTATCTCCTCTGTTAAGTTGTTTGTGGGCATGGGGCTTGGGTTTCTAAGTATCATGGTTATGCATCCGACCATAAATGCTCCGTTCCACCGTGGGGAATTCTTCTCAGGGGATAAGCCCATCTGGCCGATTTTATTTATTATCGTAGCCTGCGGGGCCATCAGCGGATTCCATTCCCTGGTTTCCACCGGAACATCTTCCCGGCAGCTGGAACGCGAATCTTCAGGCAAGCCGGTGGCTTTCGGCGGAATGCTGGTTGAAGGTGCGCTGGCGGTGATGGTAATCATGGTCGTCGGGGCCGGGTTGAAGTGGGGGACCGCCCCGGAAGGAACTCCTGCCGCCGCAGCGGGAATGTGGTTCGGCAGTGCCTTGAAAGAAGGCTGGATCGTAGCTTTCGGCAACGGTTTCGGCAAACTGGTCAGCGGTATGAACATTCCCTATCTGACCCTGCCTATAGCCGGATTGCTGGGGGCGGTGATGGTCAAGTCCTTTATCCTGACCACTCTGGATTCCGGCACAAGACTGGGGCGTTTTCTGGTGGCGGAAACCCTCGGCGAAAAGATTCCGCTGTTGAAGAAAAACAGGCTGGCGGCAACTCTGGTCATGCTGGTTCCGGGATATCTTCTGGCGGTGACCAATTCATGGGAAAGCGTCTGGAAGCTTTTCGGGGCATCAAACCAGCTCATCGCCGCAATTGCGCTGACCACGGTGACAGCATATCTGTCCTCACAAAAGAAACCCCGTCTTTACACGCTTATTCCGGCCCTGTTCATGCTGCTGACTTCGGCGGCAGCACTGGGGTGGGAGGCTTTCGCCCCCAAGAGCGGCTACCTGACTGGACCCGAGCCTTCATATGATCTGGGGATTATCTCCATTGTGTTGCTGCTTCTGGCGGCTTTGACGGTTCTCCGGGCGGTCAAAGCAATTTCCGTTTCGCACAAGGAGGTCCCTCCGGTTCCAGAGCATAGCGGACATCCGGGCTTTCGATGA
- a CDS encoding carbon-nitrogen hydrolase family protein, which translates to MKKISGFSLMILFALASAVWAGPPCPDCCSPEYGNTVMDSYRKLMFKDSVYGELPEEGKGIRLGVYQAQADCGPGASVKNMDRLEKVAGLAKKRGVQLLSFPELYVTGYTLSPEQAKKVAEFKDGPSISRARGVAKKLNMALIVPYAEKAKTKAGMQYFDSIAIINEHGELLDSYRKVQLYAGQERANWSFGDTPPKMFKVFGFPVGVLNCYENEFPELVRSLALQGAKLIVGPTAADCYYTMPNGKRSDVPYPDISTLLLPAFAYANNVFYAYSNRAGYEKRETGEWHYRGNSIIIGPHGDIIVKAGHQQDTMLIADIIPEYYGPTHPEQDYYYLKDRRPDLYNELLKTKVDFLKGGYEYPVHKDGKEIPR; encoded by the coding sequence ATGAAAAAGATATCCGGCTTTAGTCTGATGATTCTGTTTGCTCTGGCATCTGCAGTGTGGGCCGGGCCGCCGTGTCCGGATTGCTGTTCCCCGGAATATGGGAATACTGTTATGGACAGCTACCGTAAGCTGATGTTTAAGGATTCGGTCTACGGTGAGTTGCCGGAAGAGGGGAAGGGGATCAGGCTTGGTGTTTATCAGGCACAGGCCGATTGCGGACCCGGTGCTTCCGTTAAAAATATGGATCGGTTGGAAAAGGTGGCCGGGCTGGCCAAAAAGCGCGGAGTGCAGCTGCTTTCCTTTCCTGAGCTCTATGTGACCGGGTACACATTAAGCCCGGAGCAGGCCAAAAAAGTTGCAGAGTTTAAGGACGGTCCCAGTATCAGCCGGGCTCGTGGTGTTGCCAAAAAACTGAATATGGCTTTGATCGTGCCTTATGCGGAAAAGGCCAAAACCAAGGCGGGCATGCAGTATTTTGATTCCATCGCCATCATTAATGAGCATGGCGAGCTTTTGGACAGTTATCGCAAGGTGCAGCTTTATGCCGGGCAGGAGCGGGCTAACTGGTCATTCGGTGACACTCCGCCCAAAATGTTTAAGGTGTTCGGTTTTCCGGTGGGTGTGCTCAATTGCTATGAAAATGAATTCCCGGAACTGGTCCGTTCCCTCGCCTTGCAGGGTGCGAAGCTCATCGTCGGTCCTACTGCCGCTGACTGTTATTACACCATGCCCAACGGCAAACGCAGCGATGTTCCCTATCCTGACATTTCGACTCTGCTGCTGCCTGCCTTTGCCTACGCAAATAACGTCTTTTACGCCTACAGCAACCGCGCCGGGTACGAGAAGCGGGAAACCGGGGAGTGGCATTACCGGGGCAACAGCATAATCATCGGTCCCCACGGGGATATCATCGTCAAGGCCGGGCACCAGCAGGATACCATGCTCATAGCCGACATCATTCCTGAATATTACGGCCCGACTCATCCTGAACAGGATTACTATTATCTGAAGGACCGCAGACCTGATCTTTACAATGAACTGCTCAAAACCAAAGTCGATTTCCTGAAGGGCGGGTATGAATATCCGGTTCATAAGGATGGTAAGGAAATACCGCGTTAA
- a CDS encoding bi-domain-containing oxidoreductase, translating to MKQVVQTLKTGVVEVVDVPVPTLHDSFVLVQTKKSLISAGTEKTKIDIGKKNLLQKAKARPDLVRQVLQKVKSVGLTKTIQMVKTRLGAPNPLGYSLAGEVIAVGGLVQGLKPGDRVACAGAGYANHAEFNSIPKNLVSQIPKGVSDEEAAFTTMGAIALQGIRLADPKLGETFLVLGLGLVGQLTVQMLKANGCNVIGYDLVRNKVDLAEEYGAIGVSGKTDLVQACRALTKERGVDGVIVCAGTSSNTPIEQCGVVTREKGRVVVVGAVRMDIPREDYFKKEISVVISRSYGPGRYDPFYEESGNDYPIGFVRFTEQRNMESFLDLLAQKKIDVTKLITHRFMIDEALEAYSVIEGKTKEPYLGIIMDYDANVSVETDHSVRRHFQNVENDALGLSLFGAGNYATGTLLPLLREIDLVDFVGIATATGKSAQNVGGKYNFRFCGGDIDSLLSPEANAVMVTTRHDTHASSVRRILEANKSVYVEKPLAMTVAELSGIHKSYQNSEGQLMVGYNRRYSPLTIYIQDHFKDVYGPKIVNIRVNAGFIPDTHWIQDPKKGGGRIIGEACHFIDLAMALVGAKPISVYSAATAKDNKSPLLNDNVIISVTFDNGSIASIVYTADGSKAMSKELVEVFGGGKSAVLNDFKDAICFSSATKRSQKKLRSQDKGQRNMLNSWVNGVLSGTPVLDYESIMFSSLATVLAVESLTVGMPLEIDMKLLEPAGEE from the coding sequence ATGAAACAGGTTGTACAAACTTTGAAAACAGGTGTTGTTGAAGTAGTGGATGTTCCTGTCCCGACTCTGCATGACTCATTTGTTTTGGTTCAGACAAAAAAATCCCTGATAAGTGCCGGGACCGAGAAGACTAAGATTGATATAGGCAAAAAAAATTTACTGCAAAAGGCGAAGGCTCGCCCTGATTTAGTACGCCAAGTGCTGCAAAAGGTTAAATCAGTGGGACTGACGAAGACAATACAAATGGTTAAAACCCGTCTTGGTGCCCCGAATCCTCTTGGATACAGTCTGGCGGGAGAAGTTATTGCTGTGGGAGGGCTCGTTCAGGGGCTTAAACCGGGAGACCGTGTTGCCTGCGCCGGGGCAGGATATGCCAATCATGCTGAGTTCAATTCAATTCCCAAAAATCTGGTATCTCAAATTCCCAAAGGCGTGAGCGATGAAGAGGCTGCCTTCACCACAATGGGGGCGATAGCTTTGCAGGGAATCCGCTTGGCTGATCCGAAGCTTGGCGAAACTTTTCTTGTTTTGGGTCTGGGCCTTGTAGGGCAACTGACAGTGCAGATGCTCAAGGCAAACGGTTGTAATGTTATCGGATATGACCTTGTCCGCAATAAGGTGGATTTAGCTGAAGAATATGGCGCAATCGGGGTCAGCGGTAAAACGGATCTGGTGCAGGCGTGCCGTGCTTTGACAAAAGAGCGTGGTGTTGATGGTGTTATTGTTTGCGCAGGAACCTCAAGCAATACCCCCATAGAGCAATGCGGCGTGGTGACTCGTGAGAAGGGACGTGTGGTGGTCGTCGGCGCGGTAAGGATGGATATTCCGAGGGAAGATTATTTTAAAAAAGAAATAAGCGTCGTGATCTCCAGATCATATGGTCCCGGCAGGTATGATCCATTCTATGAGGAGTCGGGAAATGATTATCCTATAGGTTTTGTACGCTTTACCGAGCAGCGGAATATGGAATCATTCTTAGATCTTCTGGCTCAGAAAAAAATAGATGTCACAAAACTCATTACGCACCGATTTATGATTGATGAAGCCTTGGAAGCATACTCGGTGATCGAAGGCAAAACAAAAGAACCATATCTGGGCATCATAATGGACTATGATGCAAACGTTTCGGTGGAGACCGACCACTCTGTCAGGCGTCATTTTCAGAATGTCGAAAATGACGCTCTGGGTTTGTCATTATTCGGAGCCGGTAATTACGCAACCGGAACCTTACTACCTCTGCTCCGGGAGATTGACCTTGTTGATTTTGTAGGGATAGCCACAGCAACAGGAAAGAGTGCCCAGAACGTCGGCGGGAAATATAATTTCAGGTTTTGCGGCGGCGATATTGATTCGCTGCTCTCCCCGGAAGCAAATGCGGTCATGGTCACAACAAGGCATGACACACATGCTTCTTCCGTAAGGAGGATTCTTGAAGCAAATAAGAGCGTCTATGTTGAAAAACCCCTGGCTATGACAGTTGCTGAACTCAGCGGGATACACAAGTCTTATCAAAATAGCGAGGGGCAACTCATGGTTGGCTATAACCGGAGATATTCGCCGCTTACTATTTATATTCAGGACCACTTTAAGGATGTATATGGCCCAAAAATCGTTAATATACGAGTAAATGCCGGATTTATCCCTGACACCCACTGGATTCAGGATCCGAAAAAAGGCGGGGGAAGGATTATCGGAGAAGCCTGCCACTTCATTGATCTGGCAATGGCATTGGTTGGGGCAAAGCCGATCTCAGTGTATTCAGCAGCAACGGCCAAGGATAATAAGTCGCCGCTTTTGAATGATAACGTCATTATTTCGGTTACCTTCGATAATGGCTCCATTGCTTCAATTGTTTATACCGCTGACGGCTCAAAGGCTATGTCCAAAGAACTTGTGGAAGTATTCGGTGGCGGAAAATCTGCCGTACTAAATGACTTTAAAGATGCGATATGCTTTTCCAGTGCCACAAAAAGGTCGCAAAAAAAATTGCGCAGTCAGGATAAAGGCCAGCGCAACATGCTAAACTCATGGGTTAACGGCGTCTTGTCCGGCACTCCGGTACTTGATTATGAAAGTATCATGTTCAGCAGTCTTGCGACTGTTTTAGCCGTCGAATCACTGACTGTCGGTATGCCCCTAGAAATCGATATGAAGCTTCTGGAACCCGCTGGGGAGGAATAA
- a CDS encoding CvpA family protein produces MQTTGLALNALDIILIVIAGGLIFRGLLRGIVREAISVFSLIFGFYLAAKYHYKLAPYFETFFDGPGTVKAFSYLSIIVATLFVAFLIGVAIKKILTVTMLSWADQVLGGILGFVEAIIVGGIIIVVLNSFTPNSEFLTKSKLAPKVMSTASFFISFAPDDVLDSLDIKSMFPDHSELTNPLSDTI; encoded by the coding sequence ATGCAAACAACCGGTTTAGCCCTTAACGCGCTGGATATAATTTTGATCGTAATTGCCGGGGGGTTGATTTTCAGGGGACTGCTGCGCGGGATAGTCAGGGAGGCTATTTCCGTTTTTTCCCTGATTTTCGGTTTTTATCTGGCTGCAAAATATCATTATAAGCTGGCACCTTACTTTGAGACTTTTTTTGACGGCCCCGGCACAGTCAAAGCTTTCAGCTATCTTTCCATCATTGTGGCCACACTCTTTGTGGCTTTCCTTATCGGGGTTGCCATCAAAAAGATTCTGACCGTTACCATGCTCAGCTGGGCGGATCAGGTCCTCGGCGGAATTCTCGGATTTGTTGAAGCGATCATTGTAGGCGGCATTATCATTGTGGTCCTGAACAGCTTTACCCCCAATTCCGAATTCCTGACCAAATCCAAGCTGGCCCCGAAAGTAATGTCCACGGCAAGCTTTTTCATCAGCTTCGCACCGGACGATGTGCTGGATTCACTGGACATCAAATCAATGTTTCCCGACCACTCAGAACTCACTAACCCTTTAAGCGACACCATTTAA
- the mazG gene encoding nucleoside triphosphate pyrophosphohydrolase — protein sequence MNSKSIEKLKDVVSTLVGPGGCPWDQDQTPLSMCDYLIEEAFELVEAIRADDKQEAMEELGDVMFLLLFIAHRYEEEGAFTFADAVDSGAAKMIRRHPHVFADTKVEDQEELLRNWEKIKRSEKKDDKKIFDSLPKGLPPMLKAYRINSKAARSGFTFESDEQCLGQLDNEWKEWNSALESGDQEAINEEFGDYLFTLIELGRRKGIKANTALDITNNKFLERFAKMEDLAKAQGKDISEMNLIEQNELWEQVKK from the coding sequence ATGAACTCAAAATCAATCGAAAAACTGAAAGATGTAGTTTCTACTCTGGTCGGCCCCGGCGGCTGCCCGTGGGATCAGGACCAAACCCCGCTCTCCATGTGCGATTATCTCATTGAAGAAGCTTTCGAACTGGTGGAAGCCATCCGCGCCGACGACAAACAGGAAGCCATGGAAGAACTGGGCGACGTCATGTTTCTGCTGCTCTTTATTGCCCATCGCTATGAAGAGGAAGGAGCTTTCACCTTCGCCGATGCTGTTGACTCCGGCGCTGCAAAGATGATCCGCCGCCACCCGCACGTTTTCGCTGACACCAAGGTTGAGGATCAGGAAGAACTGCTTCGCAACTGGGAAAAAATCAAACGCAGCGAAAAGAAAGACGACAAAAAAATCTTCGATTCCCTGCCCAAGGGACTGCCGCCCATGCTCAAGGCATACCGCATCAACTCCAAGGCAGCTCGCAGCGGCTTCACCTTTGAATCCGACGAGCAATGTCTCGGTCAGCTGGATAACGAATGGAAGGAATGGAACTCCGCCCTTGAATCAGGAGACCAGGAAGCCATTAACGAAGAGTTCGGCGATTACCTGTTCACCCTGATTGAACTGGGCCGCCGCAAAGGCATCAAAGCCAACACCGCCCTTGATATCACCAACAACAAATTCCTTGAGCGTTTCGCCAAAATGGAAGACCTCGCCAAAGCACAGGGCAAGGATATTTCCGAGATGAACCTCATTGAACAGAACGAACTCTGGGAGCAGGTGAAAAAATAA
- a CDS encoding tetratricopeptide repeat protein, translating into MLVSFVCCLVRGEGVFVLKLINRFLYTIQGLVIFLLFFVGVDEISYSVIALFFPLLGMLTDYCIFVSEIVDADRQKRNISTRLSFLIGKYKTSFRLFLKFDYEPSSLKKPRPIVSLVINVLCILILIGVALDFSYGKFVFYTRGGFYDFVSNYSAERDSLEEIALEGNIPAQLRLGYLCKEGLGGDVDYRKSAEWYAMAEKLGSAKAAYELGLLYRKGTGVLKNCSLSFSLFKEAAHKGYVQSMGVLSFYYYTGMCNVKDFGLAYKWAKIGASKGDIASKIMIADYFYRGIGIEKDVLKAKLIYNELDNLDVSYAQFEFAKKLLEEDAEKNKVEAIKLLQRASGNGDEDAEEFLSKLEIKEN; encoded by the coding sequence ATGCTTGTCTCCTTTGTTTGTTGTTTGGTAAGGGGGGAAGGGGTGTTTGTTTTGAAATTGATCAACCGATTTCTTTATACAATACAAGGATTAGTAATCTTTTTGTTGTTTTTTGTCGGGGTAGATGAAATCAGCTATAGCGTAATTGCTTTGTTTTTTCCTTTACTTGGTATGTTGACTGACTATTGTATCTTTGTTTCTGAAATAGTTGATGCAGATAGACAAAAAAGGAATATCTCAACAAGGCTGAGTTTTTTAATCGGAAAGTATAAGACTTCTTTCCGATTATTTTTGAAGTTTGATTATGAACCTTCCAGTTTGAAAAAGCCTCGACCGATAGTCTCTTTAGTAATTAATGTTTTATGTATTCTAATTTTAATCGGTGTTGCTTTAGATTTTTCATATGGCAAGTTTGTATTTTATACACGTGGTGGTTTTTACGATTTTGTTTCTAACTATTCTGCCGAACGTGATTCGTTGGAGGAGATAGCTCTTGAGGGAAATATTCCTGCTCAATTGAGACTTGGGTATTTGTGCAAGGAAGGACTGGGTGGCGATGTTGACTATAGGAAGTCTGCTGAGTGGTATGCTATGGCCGAGAAGCTCGGGTCAGCGAAAGCAGCATATGAACTTGGATTGCTCTATAGAAAAGGGACGGGAGTTCTTAAAAACTGTAGTTTGTCTTTTTCTTTGTTTAAGGAGGCTGCACACAAAGGATATGTTCAGTCTATGGGAGTGCTTTCTTTTTATTACTATACGGGAATGTGTAATGTTAAGGATTTTGGCCTAGCATATAAATGGGCAAAGATAGGTGCATCTAAAGGGGACATAGCTAGCAAAATAATGATCGCAGATTATTTTTATCGGGGAATTGGAATCGAAAAAGATGTTTTAAAAGCAAAGTTAATTTATAATGAATTAGATAATCTTGATGTTTCGTATGCACAATTTGAATTTGCTAAAAAACTTTTAGAAGAAGATGCAGAAAAAAATAAAGTTGAAGCAATTAAATTGTTGCAAAGAGCATCTGGTAATGGCGATGAAGATGCTGAAGAATTTTTATCTAAACTTGAAATAAAAGAAAATTAA
- a CDS encoding SPFH domain-containing protein has protein sequence MAPGLIAVIFAALVLIVIIIKSVRIVPQKTEIIVERLGKYRVTLGAGFHFLFPFIDSVAYQFSLKEEALDTLPQTCITSDNVSVVVDGLIFIQVQDAKAAAYGIDNYRYAASQLAQTALRSCVGKLALDKTFEERDSINAQVVEAIDAAAASWGIKVLRYEIKDITPPDSVKAAMETQMIAERQKRADIARSEGEKQATINKAEAAKLDEVLKSEGERERLVNEARGKAGAITMVATAKAKALTVVGETLQTEGGADAASLRVAERYVEAFEGLAKESTTLILPAEAGDVASMVGTAMSVYGKVKGNGGAAKGSKKQEGQGEFGFTLE, from the coding sequence ATGGCTCCCGGATTGATCGCAGTAATTTTTGCTGCACTGGTTTTGATTGTAATTATTATTAAATCCGTACGCATTGTTCCCCAGAAAACCGAGATTATTGTAGAGCGGCTCGGCAAATACCGGGTTACCCTCGGTGCCGGGTTTCATTTTCTTTTTCCGTTCATTGACAGTGTGGCCTATCAGTTTTCCCTTAAGGAGGAAGCTCTCGATACCCTGCCCCAGACCTGCATCACCAGCGATAACGTCAGCGTGGTGGTTGACGGGCTTATCTTTATACAGGTGCAGGATGCCAAAGCTGCGGCTTACGGTATCGACAATTATCGATATGCGGCCTCCCAGCTGGCCCAGACTGCGCTGAGGTCCTGTGTCGGTAAGCTTGCGCTGGATAAAACATTTGAGGAACGTGACTCCATCAACGCTCAGGTTGTCGAAGCTATCGATGCTGCCGCCGCTTCTTGGGGAATCAAGGTCCTGCGCTACGAAATCAAGGACATCACTCCGCCGGACAGCGTGAAAGCGGCCATGGAAACCCAGATGATCGCCGAACGCCAGAAGCGTGCTGACATTGCCCGCAGTGAAGGTGAAAAGCAGGCTACCATCAACAAAGCCGAGGCCGCCAAGCTCGATGAGGTGCTCAAGAGTGAGGGTGAACGTGAACGGCTGGTGAACGAAGCCCGCGGTAAGGCCGGAGCCATAACCATGGTTGCTACAGCTAAAGCCAAGGCCCTGACAGTTGTGGGGGAAACCCTTCAAACAGAAGGCGGTGCGGACGCTGCTTCACTGCGTGTGGCTGAACGCTACGTAGAAGCCTTTGAAGGACTTGCCAAGGAATCAACAACTCTGATTCTGCCCGCCGAAGCAGGTGATGTAGCCTCTATGGTCGGTACAGCCATGAGTGTTTACGGCAAGGTTAAGGGAAACGGTGGGGCTGCCAAGGGTTCTAAAAAGCAGGAAGGGCAGGGCGAGTTCGGGTTTACTTTGGAGTAG
- a CDS encoding NfeD family protein, whose product MDGLPLWLIWLGAGLVLALLELAAPGMILIFFGFGCFAAAVAAYFSSDALIMQVVVFCIISVASLLLLRKSFMGWFQGQVSDTAEDGYDDSPEGALAEVCKDFNAEGYGQIRYRGSFWKAVSQSKHNFVVGDQVRIVNWTDKSKTSFFVEKI is encoded by the coding sequence GTGGATGGACTTCCACTCTGGTTGATCTGGCTGGGTGCCGGACTGGTGCTGGCATTGCTTGAGCTCGCAGCACCGGGGATGATTTTGATCTTTTTCGGTTTCGGATGTTTCGCTGCCGCAGTTGCCGCATACTTTTCAAGCGACGCGCTGATTATGCAGGTCGTTGTTTTCTGTATTATCTCGGTGGCAAGTCTGCTGCTCCTGCGCAAGTCCTTTATGGGATGGTTTCAGGGGCAGGTTTCCGACACAGCCGAGGACGGTTATGATGATTCACCCGAAGGTGCGCTGGCTGAGGTCTGTAAGGATTTCAATGCTGAAGGCTACGGTCAGATCAGGTACCGGGGCTCCTTCTGGAAGGCTGTTTCCCAGTCAAAACATAATTTTGTAGTTGGTGATCAGGTCCGCATAGTCAACTGGACCGATAAAAGTAAAACATCATTCTTTGTGGAAAAAATATAA
- a CDS encoding GGDEF domain-containing protein — MCVDLERAGVPNQGKWRSLILYFRSLGDQAHLEQDQQKDLQQLVIRTIQARDYSDQCYRDLIQNMQDIINTPLQRKLQEALLETMSIANEYSSVLSKNKNRVSDLGENTVRDIESGVDPETMIENIRSSFREVVAGMEADIASLRAITDTDGLTGLFNRRALDAFLSEMLDKNGPENHRLQFFLLDLDHFKKVNDTFGHPVGDYVLKTVAEILKQPGEAFADQSERVYFPARYGGEEFAICLSGFTFDEGVELIEKLRETIKSTYLSAEADNGKQMQIQLTVSAGMAEGNPQSENPASDILHRADKALYKAKRNGRDQLAIENTRS; from the coding sequence ATGTGTGTTGACCTGGAACGGGCCGGTGTTCCGAATCAGGGAAAATGGAGATCCCTGATTTTATACTTCAGAAGTCTGGGAGATCAGGCCCATCTGGAACAAGACCAGCAAAAAGACCTGCAACAACTTGTCATCCGCACAATTCAAGCCCGTGACTATTCAGACCAATGCTACCGGGACCTGATTCAGAACATGCAGGACATCATTAACACCCCGCTGCAACGCAAACTGCAAGAGGCGTTACTGGAGACAATGAGCATTGCAAACGAATACAGCAGTGTCCTGAGTAAAAACAAGAACCGGGTTTCCGACCTCGGCGAAAACACCGTACGCGACATTGAATCCGGGGTTGATCCTGAAACCATGATCGAGAATATCCGTTCTTCTTTCCGGGAGGTTGTAGCGGGAATGGAAGCGGACATCGCATCCCTGCGGGCAATCACTGACACGGACGGCCTGACCGGTCTCTTCAACCGCCGTGCTCTGGATGCCTTTCTTTCAGAAATGCTGGACAAAAACGGACCGGAAAACCACAGGCTGCAATTTTTCCTGCTGGATCTGGATCACTTCAAAAAGGTCAATGACACTTTTGGGCACCCGGTTGGCGATTATGTACTCAAAACCGTGGCTGAAATTTTGAAACAGCCGGGCGAAGCATTTGCAGATCAGAGCGAGCGGGTCTATTTCCCGGCACGCTACGGTGGTGAGGAATTTGCCATTTGTCTCAGCGGCTTTACTTTTGACGAGGGAGTTGAGCTTATAGAGAAATTACGAGAGACAATTAAAAGCACATATCTGTCAGCAGAAGCAGACAATGGCAAACAGATGCAGATCCAATTAACTGTCAGCGCAGGCATGGCTGAAGGCAATCCTCAATCAGAAAACCCTGCATCAGACATTCTGCACCGGGCAGATAAAGCCCTTTATAAAGCCAAACGTAACGGTCGCGACCAGCTGGCAATAGAGAATACCCGCAGCTAA